In one window of Musa acuminata AAA Group cultivar baxijiao chromosome BXJ3-2, Cavendish_Baxijiao_AAA, whole genome shotgun sequence DNA:
- the LOC104000255 gene encoding external alternative NAD(P)H-ubiquinone oxidoreductase B3, mitochondrial-like, whose product MRSATFFLDGAFRRIPAFSKLVLIFAASGGGLVAYADARTDPALEPSQAAPKKKVVVLGTGWAGTTFVRNVDSSLYDVQVISPRNYFAFTPLLPSVTCGTVEPRSIVEPIRKIIRKKGGEIKFWEAECFKIDPDNKKVHCRTNIGTNLEGNGEFLVDYDYLVIAVGARVNTFNTSGVVQHCHFLKEVEDAQKIRKSVIDSFERAILPDLDEEERKRTLHFVIVGGGPTGVEFAAELHDFISEDLAKLYPTVCNLVKISVIEHGGHILTMFDKRIGKFAEEKFRRDGIELRTGYRVVKVSDNIITMEDKLHVESSVSYGMAVWSAGVGARPIILDFMKQIGQGNRRALATDEWLRVRECDGVYAIGDCATMSQRKVMEDILEIFKFADKDNSGTLTVKEINDALEDICIRYPQVELYLKSNQMSNIVDLIKASKGDVGKESVELDIEEFKNALADVDSEVKNLPATAQVAAQQGNYLASCFNRMKRCEKKPEGPLRIRELGRHRFRPFRYKHLGQFAPLGGEQTAAQLPGDWISIGHSSQWLWYSVYASKQVSWRTRALVISDWTRRFIHGRDSSCI is encoded by the exons ATGCGCTCCGCCACCTTCTTCCTCGACGGCGCCTTCCGCCGCATCCCCGCCTTCTCCAAGCTCGTCCTCATCTTCGCCGCCAG CGGTGGAGGTCTTGTGGCATATGCTGATGCAAGAACAGATCCTGCTTTAGAACCATCTCAAGCAGCTCCCAAGAAGAAGGTGGTTGTGCTTGGTACTGGTTGGGCTGGCACAACCTTCGTGAGGAATGTCGATAGCTCCTTGTATGATGTGCAAGTGATATCACCTCGGAACTATTTTGCATTCACCCCTTTGCTGCCGAGCGTCACATGTGGGACGGTCGAACCACGCAGCATTGTTGAACCAATACGCAAGATCATAAGAAAG aAAGGTGGAGAAATCAAGTTCTGGGAAGCTGAGTGCTTCAAGATCGATCCAGACAACAAAAAGGTCCACTGCCGGActaatataggaacaaatttggAGGGGAACGGCGAATTCCTTGTTGATTATGACTACTTAGTGATAGCAGTTGGAGCAAGGGTAAATACCTTCAACACCTCTGGTGTGGTTCAGCATTGTCATTTCTTGAAG GAAGTAGAGGATGCTCAGAAGATACGCAAAAGTGTCATAGACAGTTTTGAAAGAGCCATTCTTCCAGATCTTgatgaagaagagaggaagagaactcTCCATTTTGTTATTGTTGGTGGTGGTCCAACTGGTGTTGAATTCGCAGCAGAGCTGCATGACTTCATCTCTGAAGATTTGGCTAAGTTGTACCCAACTGTTTGCAACCTAGTGAAGATATCAGTTATTGAACATGGAGGGCACATCTTGACCAT GTTTGATAAAAGGATCGGCAAATTTGCAGAAGAGAAGTTTCGAAGGGATGGTATTGAACTGAGAACGGGATATAGGGTTGTGAAGGTATCTGATAATATAATAACTATGGAGGACAAATTGCATGTTGAGAGTTCTGTATCATACGGAATGGCTGTTTGGTCAGCTGGTGTTGGAGCCCGTCCCATCATATTGGATTTCATGAAACAAATTGGTCAG GGTAATAGGCGTGCATTAGCTACTGATGAATGGCTGAGAGTCCGTGAATGTGATGGTGTATATGCTATCGGTGACTGTGCCACAATGAGTCAAAGAAAAGTCATG GAAGATATCTTGGAAATCTTCAAATTTGCAGACAAAGACAACTCAGGAACTTTAACTGTGAAAGAAATCAATGATGCTTTGGAAGATATCTGCATACGGTATCCTCAAGTTGAACTCTATCTAAAGAGCAACCAAATGAGCAACATTGTTGATCTGATAAAAGCTTCAAAAGGTGATGTTGGGAAGGAATCTGTAGAACTCGACATAGAAGAGTTCAAAAATGCTCTTGCTGATGTCGATTCCGAGGTCAAAAATCTCCCTGCAACAGCTCAG GTTGCTGCACAACAAGGAAACTATCTTGCCAGTTGTTTCAATAGAATGAAGCGTTGCGAAAAGAAACCTGAAGGTCCACTACGGATAAGAGAACTAGGTCGGCATCGCTTTCGTCCCTTTAG GTATAAGCATCTCGGTCAATTTGCCCCCTTGGGTGGAGAGCAAACAGCTGCACAACTCCCAGGAGATTGGATCTCTATAGGACATAGCAGCCAATGGCTTTGGTACTCAGTATATGCGAG
- the LOC135631041 gene encoding myosin-2-like isoform X1, which yields MSSTLLAAPTGARSMMEEMLIAIRLRDEKPKDALPALPVRPTLRRRPPSSRNSLPMAFKGGSTAECSSSGLDPEKDKARPERKEFSNGSSVKDRSEKVNHLEAEDLVNYEEVPEKSIVSQSSMAGPVDEKLGYDTSNGFVEEEASKEDGQKVHPSRVDDFENLVLKTKAELRQKEEENVALLQQVQQCEKKWSLFEVKLKSMEEMYQTQIDTLKVNLAAAQNSIAAGDTVKQPLKFEGAMSAEAQTPEETPIKHHVAESTVADGRNNVVHHLTKEFEQQKQVFEDEACVLSEVNSGQSGSIAKSIEELRNLTIRYEAWKKEYKVRLRDAKASLLKLGKPEGEKSRRRWWYKKKKRN from the exons atgtcttCTACCTTGTTGGCGGCTCCAACTGGCGCTCGTAGCATGATGGAGGAGATGCTGATTGCGATCAGATTGAGGGATGAGAAGCCAAAGGACGCCTTACCAGCATTGCCCGTCCGGCCCACATTGAGACGACGCCCGCCGTCATCGAGGAACTCGCTGCCCATGGCATTCAAGGGTGGGAGCACGGCAGAATGCTCATCGAGTGGTCTTGATCCGGAAAAAGATAAGGCAAGGCCGGAACGGAAGGAATTCAGTAATGGCAGCTCTGTAAAAGATAGATCAGAAAAggtgaatcatcttgaggccgaAGACTTAGTGAACTATGAAGAAGTGCCTGAAAAGTCCATTGTTTCGCAGTCCTCCATGGCAGGTCCGGTGGATGAGAAGCTTGGATACGACACTAGCAATGGTTTTGTTGAAGAGGAG GCTTCAAAAGAAGATGGCCAGAAGGTGCACCCTTCGAGGGTGGATGACTTCGAGAATCTGGTTTTAAAGACAAAGGCAGAACTGCGACAAAAAGAGGAGGAAAATGTTGCATTATTGCAGCAAGTTCAACAGTGTGAGAAAAAGTGGTCACTGTTTGAGGTAAAACTGAAGTCCATGGAGGAGATGTATCAGACACAAATAGACACTCTGAAG GTGAATCTAGCTGCGGCACAGAACAGCATTGCTGCTGGTGACACAGTTAAGCAACCTCTAAAATTTGAGGGTGCTATGTCTGCTGAAGCACAAACGCCTGAAGAAACACCAATTAAACATCATGTTGCTGAGTCAACAGTTGCAGATGGCAGAAATAATGTTGTTCATCACTTAACAAAGGAGTTTGAGCAGCAGAAACAGGTGTTCGAGGATGAAGCATGTGTCCTTAGTGAGGTGAACTCTGGGCAGTCGGGATCCATTGCAAAATCTATCGAAGAGCTTCGGAACTTGACGATCCGCTATGAAGCTTGGAAGAAGGAATACAAGGTCCGTCTGCGTGATGCAAAGGCATCACTTCTGAAGCTTGGGAAACCAGAAGGCGAGAAATCGCGGAGAAGATGGTGgtacaagaaaaaaaagagaaattga
- the LOC135631041 gene encoding myosin-2-like isoform X2 — translation MSSTLLAAPTGARSMMEEMLIAIRLRDEKPKDALPALPVRPTLRRRPPSSRNSLPMAFKGGSTAECSSSGLDPEKDKARPERKEFSNGSSVKDRSEKSSMAGPVDEKLGYDTSNGFVEEEASKEDGQKVHPSRVDDFENLVLKTKAELRQKEEENVALLQQVQQCEKKWSLFEVKLKSMEEMYQTQIDTLKVNLAAAQNSIAAGDTVKQPLKFEGAMSAEAQTPEETPIKHHVAESTVADGRNNVVHHLTKEFEQQKQVFEDEACVLSEVNSGQSGSIAKSIEELRNLTIRYEAWKKEYKVRLRDAKASLLKLGKPEGEKSRRRWWYKKKKRN, via the exons atgtcttCTACCTTGTTGGCGGCTCCAACTGGCGCTCGTAGCATGATGGAGGAGATGCTGATTGCGATCAGATTGAGGGATGAGAAGCCAAAGGACGCCTTACCAGCATTGCCCGTCCGGCCCACATTGAGACGACGCCCGCCGTCATCGAGGAACTCGCTGCCCATGGCATTCAAGGGTGGGAGCACGGCAGAATGCTCATCGAGTGGTCTTGATCCGGAAAAAGATAAGGCAAGGCCGGAACGGAAGGAATTCAGTAATGGCAGCTCTGTAAAAGATAGATCAGAAAAg TCCTCCATGGCAGGTCCGGTGGATGAGAAGCTTGGATACGACACTAGCAATGGTTTTGTTGAAGAGGAG GCTTCAAAAGAAGATGGCCAGAAGGTGCACCCTTCGAGGGTGGATGACTTCGAGAATCTGGTTTTAAAGACAAAGGCAGAACTGCGACAAAAAGAGGAGGAAAATGTTGCATTATTGCAGCAAGTTCAACAGTGTGAGAAAAAGTGGTCACTGTTTGAGGTAAAACTGAAGTCCATGGAGGAGATGTATCAGACACAAATAGACACTCTGAAG GTGAATCTAGCTGCGGCACAGAACAGCATTGCTGCTGGTGACACAGTTAAGCAACCTCTAAAATTTGAGGGTGCTATGTCTGCTGAAGCACAAACGCCTGAAGAAACACCAATTAAACATCATGTTGCTGAGTCAACAGTTGCAGATGGCAGAAATAATGTTGTTCATCACTTAACAAAGGAGTTTGAGCAGCAGAAACAGGTGTTCGAGGATGAAGCATGTGTCCTTAGTGAGGTGAACTCTGGGCAGTCGGGATCCATTGCAAAATCTATCGAAGAGCTTCGGAACTTGACGATCCGCTATGAAGCTTGGAAGAAGGAATACAAGGTCCGTCTGCGTGATGCAAAGGCATCACTTCTGAAGCTTGGGAAACCAGAAGGCGAGAAATCGCGGAGAAGATGGTGgtacaagaaaaaaaagagaaattga